From one Thermatribacter velox genomic stretch:
- the surE gene encoding 5'/3'-nucleotidase SurE, which yields MSRRRILITNDDGYQSEGIEALIRAFSKIAEVVVVAPLSERSCSSHSITAHKPLRAREVEIAGVRGFAIDGTPVDAVILGLNVFCNDGVDFLVSGINRGPNLGFDVFYSGTVAAALEGAISGVPSLAVSLAVSSWNNYELAAHFAVKIWEDFSEILERERNLVLNVNVPDLPDLSSVRGVAVTELGDRFYFTVVKERNTSEPGWKEFVFEEDKKERTLQKNTDFFAVYHSWVSITPLRPYLTDYRLCEELASKVGVIEDE from the coding sequence ATGTCCAGACGACGGATTTTAATCACCAATGACGATGGATACCAGAGCGAAGGCATAGAGGCGTTGATTCGGGCTTTTTCCAAAATTGCAGAGGTCGTAGTGGTAGCACCACTTAGTGAACGTTCCTGTTCCAGTCATAGCATAACTGCTCACAAACCTCTCCGTGCCAGAGAGGTTGAAATTGCTGGTGTTAGAGGGTTCGCTATCGATGGCACGCCTGTTGATGCAGTTATACTGGGTTTGAACGTTTTTTGTAACGATGGTGTTGATTTCTTGGTTTCGGGCATTAATCGGGGGCCCAATCTTGGTTTTGATGTTTTTTACTCGGGTACGGTTGCAGCAGCTCTGGAAGGTGCTATTTCAGGTGTTCCTTCTCTGGCTGTTTCACTCGCAGTTTCTTCCTGGAACAACTATGAGCTGGCCGCGCATTTTGCGGTGAAGATTTGGGAAGATTTTTCGGAGATACTGGAGCGCGAGAGAAATTTGGTGCTCAACGTTAATGTTCCTGATCTTCCTGATTTGTCTTCGGTCAGAGGTGTTGCTGTTACGGAGTTGGGAGATCGTTTCTACTTTACAGTGGTCAAAGAAAGAAACACCTCTGAGCCAGGATGGAAAGAATTTGTTTTTGAGGAAGATAAAAAGGAGCGTACTTTGCAAAAAAATACGGACTTTTTCGCTGTTTATCATTCTTGGGTTTCGATTACTCCCTTGCGTCCTTATTTGACGGACTATAGACTTTGCGAGGAACTTGCCAGTAAGGTTGGCGTGATTGAAGATGAATAA
- a CDS encoding prephenate dehydrogenase dimerization domain-containing protein, with protein MSHLPHFIANAYLWSILREKKKVYPFAGPYFRDFIRVAGSNPEVWADIFWTNREEVLERIWKFEECLMELREILESEDIQKLLKFLKTLEDGRKEL; from the coding sequence GTGAGCCACCTGCCACATTTTATCGCAAACGCATACCTCTGGAGTATCCTTAGAGAGAAAAAGAAAGTGTATCCTTTTGCAGGACCTTATTTTAGAGATTTTATTCGGGTTGCGGGTTCCAATCCAGAAGTGTGGGCAGATATCTTCTGGACGAATCGAGAGGAAGTACTTGAGAGAATCTGGAAGTTTGAAGAGTGTCTTATGGAATTACGTGAAATCCTTGAAAGTGAAGACATCCAGAAACTTCTAAAATTTTTGAAAACCTTGGAGGACGGACGGAAGGAGCTTTGA
- a CDS encoding DegT/DnrJ/EryC1/StrS family aminotransferase has product MRIPICKPDIGEEEQEAVQKVLASGHLAQGEEVAAFESEFAEYLGVSNAVATINGTAALFVALKALGVSKGTKVVTTPFTFVATASAILQCGGVPVFCDVDEKTFNIDPTRLEDILKQDSDVRGIVVVHLFGLPCAVEEVGFLARKYGVFLVEDCAQAHGALYCGKKVGGFGEAGVFSFYPTKNMTAGEGGMIVTNSEELARTCRMLINHGSKKRYIHEMLGYNFRLTDIGAAIGRVQLRKLDKNNQRRRENARFYDRHLSGTPGIETPFVPEGYFHVYHQYTLRVKEKRNGLRDFLLAQGIGCEVYYPLPLHQQPFLQKIGKTYHLPVAEKLCKEVLSIPVHPLLSDEERWEVVESIRNFLAGNEHKFVELVKEENF; this is encoded by the coding sequence ATGAGAATACCAATTTGCAAACCAGATATAGGAGAAGAAGAGCAGGAAGCTGTTCAGAAAGTTCTTGCTTCCGGGCATCTGGCTCAGGGTGAAGAAGTTGCAGCTTTCGAAAGCGAGTTTGCAGAGTATTTGGGAGTATCTAATGCTGTGGCTACTATTAATGGTACGGCTGCTTTGTTTGTTGCTTTGAAGGCTCTGGGGGTTTCAAAGGGCACAAAAGTGGTGACCACTCCCTTTACATTTGTGGCTACAGCCAGTGCCATTCTTCAGTGTGGTGGCGTACCTGTTTTTTGTGATGTTGATGAAAAAACGTTTAATATTGACCCTACTCGACTGGAAGATATACTTAAGCAAGATTCGGATGTACGGGGGATTGTTGTAGTGCATCTTTTTGGTTTGCCGTGTGCTGTTGAGGAAGTTGGATTTCTGGCCAGAAAATACGGTGTTTTCCTGGTCGAAGATTGTGCCCAGGCTCATGGGGCTCTTTATTGTGGGAAGAAAGTGGGTGGTTTTGGTGAGGCCGGTGTTTTCAGTTTTTATCCTACTAAAAACATGACTGCCGGCGAAGGTGGTATGATTGTTACCAATTCCGAGGAACTTGCCAGGACGTGCAGAATGCTCATCAATCACGGAAGCAAGAAGCGATACATTCACGAGATGCTCGGCTATAATTTCAGGTTGACCGACATAGGAGCAGCCATCGGTAGGGTGCAGTTGCGGAAGCTGGATAAAAACAATCAGAGACGGCGCGAGAATGCTCGTTTTTATGACCGGCATCTTTCCGGTACACCTGGGATAGAAACCCCTTTTGTTCCCGAAGGGTATTTTCATGTATATCACCAGTATACTTTAAGGGTCAAAGAGAAACGGAATGGTTTGCGCGATTTTCTGCTTGCTCAAGGCATTGGCTGCGAAGTTTATTATCCCCTTCCTCTCCACCAGCAACCTTTTTTGCAGAAGATTGGAAAAACCTACCATCTTCCAGTGGCAGAGAAGCTATGCAAAGAAGTGCTTTCAATCCCAGTACATCCACTCCTCAGTGATGAAGAGCGATGGGAAGTTGTTGAATCGATTCGTAATTTCCTGGCGGGTAACGAGCATAAATTTGTTGAGCTGGTAAAGGAGGAAAATTTTTGA
- a CDS encoding cysteine hydrolase family protein has translation MKALLVIDMLNDFVHPQGVLYVGEQVRGVIDFCKKLVERKRGEGSPLFFICDTHRKDDVEFKMFPPHCIEGEWGNQVLEGLQPQKDDYVIPKRRFNAFFGTPLDMFLREMKVEELEVVGVCTNICVLYTVASARMLGYQVTVYEQGVTSFDLDAHRFALKEMHDTLGAEVI, from the coding sequence ATGAAAGCTTTGCTGGTGATTGATATGCTTAATGATTTTGTGCATCCCCAGGGTGTGCTTTACGTAGGAGAGCAGGTTAGGGGGGTTATCGACTTTTGCAAAAAGCTGGTTGAGAGAAAGAGGGGCGAAGGTAGCCCATTGTTCTTCATATGCGATACGCATCGCAAGGATGATGTGGAGTTTAAAATGTTCCCACCTCATTGTATCGAAGGTGAGTGGGGTAACCAAGTTTTGGAGGGGCTTCAACCTCAAAAAGACGATTACGTAATACCCAAAAGGCGTTTCAACGCCTTTTTTGGTACTCCCTTGGATATGTTTTTGAGAGAGATGAAAGTTGAAGAGCTGGAAGTGGTAGGAGTTTGCACTAACATTTGTGTTCTATATACTGTGGCTTCGGCAAGGATGCTTGGATATCAGGTTACCGTTTACGAACAAGGAGTAACCTCCTTCGATCTGGATGCTCATCGTTTCGCACTTAAAGAAATGCATGATACTCTTGGGGCGGAGGTGATTTGA
- the ftcD gene encoding glutamate formimidoyltransferase, whose amino-acid sequence MIQSAVNVSTSSEDVVRKMVSNITCVEGIKLADYSFDVDHNRSVFTLLGEGKALQRAILKIYEIAFCHINIKKHRGEHPRLGAVDVVPFTPWKGSTMQECCFLAWELGKKVFERFEVPVYFYGEAARVPWHKDLSFLRRGGWERLEKAIKEDPRLLPDIGSPRLHPTMGATVIGARGPLVAFNVNLDCKEINVARAIASRIRKEMGGLGFVKAIGVNLRSRGMVQVSCNILDYRKNPIYQVFEMIQLEAQKYGVSVKETEIIGLVPLEAIVGTFSYYLKQPTFSMQQVLENHLT is encoded by the coding sequence GTGATTCAAAGTGCGGTGAATGTAAGTACATCCTCTGAAGACGTGGTACGGAAAATGGTTTCGAATATTACTTGTGTGGAAGGGATAAAGCTTGCTGATTATTCTTTTGATGTTGACCATAACCGGTCTGTTTTCACGCTTCTTGGAGAAGGAAAAGCGCTCCAAAGAGCTATTTTGAAAATTTACGAGATAGCTTTCTGCCATATCAACATTAAGAAGCATCGAGGTGAGCATCCTCGTCTTGGTGCAGTCGACGTTGTTCCCTTTACCCCCTGGAAGGGTTCTACGATGCAGGAGTGCTGTTTTTTAGCCTGGGAGCTTGGTAAAAAGGTTTTTGAAAGGTTTGAGGTACCAGTATATTTTTATGGAGAAGCAGCCCGTGTACCCTGGCATAAAGATCTTTCTTTCTTGAGAAGAGGGGGATGGGAACGCTTGGAAAAGGCTATAAAAGAAGACCCCAGGTTATTGCCTGACATCGGGTCTCCAAGGTTGCACCCTACTATGGGGGCAACGGTAATAGGGGCGAGGGGGCCACTGGTTGCTTTCAATGTTAACCTGGACTGTAAAGAGATCAACGTGGCTAGGGCTATTGCCAGCCGTATCAGAAAGGAAATGGGTGGGCTGGGTTTTGTGAAGGCGATTGGAGTAAATCTTCGCTCAAGAGGTATGGTACAGGTTTCCTGTAATATTCTTGATTATCGCAAGAACCCGATATATCAGGTTTTTGAAATGATACAGCTTGAAGCACAGAAATACGGTGTTTCTGTCAAAGAAACGGAGATTATAGGCCTGGTACCCCTTGAGGCTATAGTTGGTACTTTTTCGTATTATCTGAAGCAACCCACTTTTTCAATGCAACAGGTTCTGGAGAATCATTTGACCTAA
- a CDS encoding acylphosphatase has product MNKGKTVQGRLVLKGRVQGVGYRYFVLRKAGDFDVVGFVRNLPDGSVEVVAEGAEPEVKRFFEEVKKGPASAYVREAREEWLPPTGAYWDFRVRY; this is encoded by the coding sequence ATGAATAAGGGAAAAACGGTTCAAGGACGTCTGGTTTTAAAAGGACGGGTTCAGGGTGTTGGTTATCGGTATTTTGTTTTGAGAAAAGCTGGTGATTTTGACGTGGTGGGTTTTGTGCGTAATCTCCCCGATGGAAGCGTCGAGGTCGTTGCCGAAGGGGCAGAACCGGAAGTAAAAAGATTTTTTGAAGAGGTGAAAAAAGGACCAGCCAGTGCTTACGTGAGGGAAGCCCGGGAAGAGTGGCTACCCCCCACTGGGGCTTACTGGGATTTCAGGGTTCGTTATTAA
- a CDS encoding prephenate dehydrogenase, with translation MTVSVGIVGLGLMGASLAWDFLKWPHCSFVKGFDINRSVLEKAKQKGLIHYQASSAAEAAKDVDLVFIATPVRSVPGIFFEIREALSRETLVLDMGSTRNWIYKQIKPFLENCLYAGFHPMAGSEKGGFDEARAGLFKGAPVLITPFSPLGEKIVLIDEIVNFLGGKVFF, from the coding sequence ATGACTGTTTCAGTGGGGATTGTTGGCTTGGGTTTAATGGGGGCTTCTCTGGCCTGGGATTTCCTGAAATGGCCCCACTGCAGTTTTGTGAAGGGTTTTGATATTAACCGTTCTGTTCTTGAGAAAGCGAAACAGAAAGGACTTATCCACTACCAGGCTTCGTCGGCTGCTGAAGCAGCTAAAGATGTGGACCTGGTTTTTATAGCAACTCCTGTGCGGAGTGTGCCAGGCATTTTTTTTGAAATAAGAGAGGCTCTTTCCAGAGAGACGTTGGTTTTAGACATGGGGAGTACTCGAAACTGGATCTATAAGCAGATAAAACCTTTTCTGGAAAATTGCCTTTATGCCGGTTTCCATCCTATGGCGGGTAGCGAAAAGGGGGGATTTGATGAGGCCAGAGCCGGTCTTTTTAAGGGAGCACCGGTTCTGATAACCCCATTTTCCCCACTGGGGGAGAAAATTGTTCTGATTGACGAAATAGTAAACTTTCTGGGTGGCAAGGTTTTTTTTTAA
- a CDS encoding NAD(P)/FAD-dependent oxidoreductase, with protein MEKGYDVVIVGAGPAGIFTALELSERGKLKVLLVDRGKEIEKRVCPARLNSGICQKCSPCSLLCGWGGAGAFSDGKLTFSDQVGGQLNSYLDAAFFREVVNYVDSIYQRFGGTSKVYGDDQDKVEELRRRAEMAELILVPSRVRHLGTDRCREILKNMQEYLRGKVDILSGMPAEEILASNGRVRGIKLQNGEEIKSQFVVVAPGRVGADWLRRECIKLGIKLENNPVDLGVRFEVPASVMESYTRIMYELKLVYYSRTFDDKVRTFCMCPYGEVVTEYNDGIITVNGHSYENRKTQNTNFAILVSTNFTAPFHEPIAYGRYVAQLANIVSGGVIIQRLRDLQMGRRSTEDRIRKSMVNPTLRGASPGDLSFVLPYRFLQDILEMIYAMDKFIPGINSPHNLLYGVEVKFYSSRVKLNRHLESDIENLFLVGDGAGITRGLVQASASGVVVAREIASRLGG; from the coding sequence ATGGAAAAAGGCTATGATGTAGTTATTGTAGGTGCTGGACCTGCAGGCATATTTACCGCGCTTGAGCTTTCCGAGCGTGGCAAACTGAAGGTGTTGCTTGTCGACCGGGGAAAAGAAATTGAAAAAAGGGTTTGCCCTGCTCGTTTAAACAGCGGGATATGCCAGAAATGTTCACCCTGTTCATTACTGTGTGGGTGGGGTGGGGCTGGAGCTTTTAGTGATGGCAAGTTGACCTTTTCAGATCAGGTTGGTGGGCAACTAAATTCTTATCTTGATGCGGCTTTTTTCAGAGAAGTTGTCAATTATGTTGACTCAATCTACCAACGTTTTGGCGGAACTTCGAAGGTTTACGGTGATGACCAAGATAAGGTTGAAGAACTCCGTCGCAGGGCTGAGATGGCTGAGTTGATTCTGGTGCCTTCTCGGGTAAGGCATCTGGGTACTGACCGTTGTAGAGAGATTTTGAAGAATATGCAGGAATATCTGCGTGGGAAGGTAGATATTCTCAGTGGTATGCCAGCTGAAGAGATACTTGCCAGCAATGGCAGAGTGAGAGGTATTAAACTTCAAAACGGTGAAGAAATAAAAAGTCAGTTTGTGGTAGTGGCTCCAGGAAGAGTGGGTGCTGATTGGTTGCGCAGGGAATGCATCAAGCTGGGTATTAAGCTTGAAAACAACCCTGTGGATTTGGGAGTACGCTTTGAGGTGCCTGCTTCGGTCATGGAAAGTTACACTCGCATTATGTATGAGTTGAAGCTGGTTTATTATTCACGAACCTTTGATGACAAGGTACGCACTTTTTGTATGTGTCCTTATGGAGAAGTAGTTACTGAATATAACGACGGTATCATCACGGTGAACGGACACAGCTATGAAAACAGAAAAACTCAAAACACGAATTTTGCTATTCTGGTAAGTACGAATTTTACTGCTCCTTTTCACGAGCCCATCGCCTATGGAAGGTATGTTGCTCAACTCGCTAACATAGTAAGTGGCGGAGTCATTATTCAGCGTTTGCGTGACCTTCAGATGGGCAGACGCTCTACAGAAGATCGCATACGCAAGTCAATGGTGAACCCTACACTTCGTGGTGCGAGCCCCGGCGACCTTAGCTTTGTATTGCCGTATCGCTTTCTTCAAGATATCCTCGAAATGATTTACGCAATGGATAAATTCATCCCAGGCATTAATTCCCCCCATAACTTGCTTTATGGGGTAGAAGTTAAGTTTTACTCTTCTCGAGTGAAGCTTAACCGGCATTTAGAAAGTGATATTGAGAACCTCTTTCTGGTTGGTGATGGTGCTGGTATAACCAGAGGACTGGTTCAGGCTTCTGCTTCTGGAGTGGTGGTGGCCAGGGAAATAGCAAGTAGATTAGGAGGATAA
- the aroC gene encoding chorismate synthase, translated as MLQYVTAGESHGKGIVVVIRGFPSNMEVDLDFINEELARRQRGFGSGPRMDMEKDRVEVLSGIRFCKTIGSPIAILVENKDYQNWLDIMTPEGSPPPDYNPVTIPRPGHADLAGLIKYRFKDIRNVIERASARETVGRVVAGAFAKIFLRYFGVSVGGFVESIGGVRAEGDLTFSEKVARASNSLLRTFDKKQEEKMISLIEKAKEEGDTLGGTFVVGASGLIPGLGSYTEAELRLDSQIAGALMSIPGIKGVEIGEGFLSAQKRGSEVHDAIFYDSLQEGFPFVRRSCYSGGLEGGVTWGDFLWVRCAMKPIPTLRKGLPSVDLSTLEEVPARFERSDVCAVPRALVVAESVLAFVLAQSYYRKFGGDAIEETLEAYQNYQQYISKFAGRQKGRG; from the coding sequence ATGCTTCAGTATGTCACTGCAGGAGAGTCCCATGGCAAAGGCATAGTGGTAGTAATTCGTGGCTTTCCCTCCAATATGGAGGTAGATCTGGATTTTATAAACGAAGAACTGGCGCGCAGACAAAGAGGTTTTGGTTCTGGCCCTCGCATGGATATGGAGAAAGATCGCGTGGAAGTTTTGAGCGGGATTCGTTTTTGTAAGACTATAGGCAGTCCAATTGCGATTCTGGTTGAAAACAAAGACTACCAGAATTGGCTTGACATTATGACCCCCGAAGGATCGCCCCCTCCAGATTATAATCCAGTGACCATACCCAGGCCAGGTCATGCTGACCTGGCTGGTTTGATTAAGTATCGATTTAAAGATATTCGTAACGTCATTGAACGAGCCAGTGCTCGAGAGACTGTGGGTAGAGTTGTTGCCGGCGCTTTTGCTAAAATTTTTCTCAGATATTTTGGGGTTTCAGTAGGAGGATTTGTGGAATCAATAGGTGGTGTGCGTGCGGAGGGCGACTTGACATTTTCGGAAAAAGTTGCCCGGGCTTCTAATTCTTTGCTTCGTACTTTTGATAAGAAACAAGAGGAGAAAATGATTAGTTTAATTGAAAAAGCAAAAGAAGAAGGAGATACGCTGGGGGGCACTTTTGTGGTTGGTGCCAGCGGGCTTATTCCAGGTTTGGGTAGTTATACGGAGGCTGAACTCAGGTTAGATTCCCAGATTGCTGGTGCCTTAATGAGTATTCCTGGCATCAAGGGAGTAGAAATCGGAGAAGGCTTTCTTTCTGCACAAAAAAGAGGTAGTGAAGTTCATGACGCTATATTTTATGATTCCCTTCAAGAGGGATTTCCTTTTGTACGCAGGAGTTGTTATTCGGGTGGGCTGGAAGGTGGAGTAACCTGGGGGGATTTCTTATGGGTACGCTGTGCCATGAAGCCGATACCAACTCTGAGAAAGGGATTACCAAGCGTCGATTTGTCAACGCTCGAAGAAGTTCCAGCTCGTTTTGAGCGTTCAGATGTTTGTGCTGTTCCAAGAGCACTGGTCGTTGCAGAATCCGTATTAGCCTTTGTTTTGGCTCAAAGCTATTACCGAAAATTCGGTGGCGATGCCATTGAAGAAACCCTCGAGGCCTACCAAAATTACCAACAGTACATTTCAAAATTTGCTGGTAGACAAAAAGGACGGGGTTGA
- a CDS encoding Hsp20/alpha crystallin family protein codes for MARRSVPARREDRVWSPIRRLWDLFDLRSDLDEIFDELMEAPFITRSLWSAGFPAVDVAETENEVVVKAEIPGIDPKNVEVNVTEDTLEIKGEIKDEWEEKDVGYCRKERYCGTFERSITLPVKVKQDEVKASYKDGILTISLPKVEPSKPKARKVEIEVEK; via the coding sequence ATGGCCAGAAGAAGTGTTCCTGCTCGGAGAGAAGACCGGGTTTGGAGCCCAATAAGGAGGCTTTGGGATCTTTTCGATCTGCGCAGCGATCTTGACGAAATTTTTGATGAGCTGATGGAAGCACCATTCATAACCAGATCTCTTTGGAGTGCTGGTTTTCCAGCTGTAGATGTGGCAGAAACTGAGAACGAGGTCGTAGTTAAAGCTGAAATACCAGGTATTGATCCCAAGAATGTCGAAGTCAATGTTACTGAAGATACCTTGGAGATAAAAGGTGAAATTAAGGATGAGTGGGAAGAAAAGGACGTTGGCTATTGCCGCAAAGAACGCTATTGTGGCACCTTCGAAAGGAGCATTACTCTTCCTGTTAAGGTGAAACAAGATGAAGTAAAGGCCAGTTACAAAGATGGAATATTGACCATTTCCTTACCCAAAGTTGAACCCAGCAAACCTAAAGCAAGGAAAGTGGAAATTGAAGTAGAGAAATAA
- a CDS encoding protein-L-isoaspartate(D-aspartate) O-methyltransferase → MNAWDTPLTLEQRERMVVEQLVARGIKNERVLEAFRKVPRHLFVPEEYVSVAYQDSPLPIGEGQTISQPYIVALMVELLEISPSDKVLEIGTGSGYQTAILAELAALVVSVERIPALTQRALQVLRRLGYKNVHFVIGDGSKGVPELAPYDKIIVSACSDRIYPAWVEELREGGYIVLPLGKSYASQELVRASKGKDGTLRLEYFGGCVFVPLIEDKDAPHT, encoded by the coding sequence ATGAACGCGTGGGATACTCCCCTGACTCTTGAACAACGTGAGCGAATGGTGGTCGAGCAGCTTGTAGCGCGAGGTATAAAGAATGAGCGTGTGCTGGAAGCTTTTAGGAAAGTTCCTCGTCATCTTTTTGTCCCTGAAGAATATGTATCTGTAGCGTATCAAGATTCCCCCTTGCCTATTGGAGAGGGGCAAACCATTTCTCAACCCTATATCGTAGCTTTAATGGTGGAATTGCTGGAAATCTCTCCATCTGATAAAGTACTGGAAATTGGCACGGGTTCTGGATATCAAACCGCGATTCTTGCCGAACTTGCTGCTTTGGTAGTTAGTGTGGAAAGGATACCTGCTCTTACCCAACGAGCTCTACAGGTGCTTCGTAGACTCGGGTATAAGAATGTTCATTTTGTGATCGGAGATGGGAGCAAAGGCGTTCCAGAACTTGCTCCTTATGATAAGATAATCGTCAGTGCCTGTTCAGACAGAATATATCCCGCTTGGGTTGAAGAACTGCGTGAAGGAGGGTATATAGTTTTACCTCTGGGAAAGAGCTACGCTTCTCAGGAGCTGGTCAGGGCTTCCAAGGGAAAGGATGGAACTCTGCGGCTTGAGTATTTCGGGGGTTGCGTTTTTGTCCCTTTGATTGAAGACAAGGATGCTCCTCATACTTAG
- a CDS encoding sodium:solute symporter family protein, protein MKTELLILVLGIYIFWGTLIAILSSRGRSRSLFDYFLGSRKISPLVNTLSYSATTYSAFMMLGLAGLTYRAGVGALGFELIYLSGLILAVIFGPKFLKFSKESGCITPAELLSLKYNHPLVGIVFAFTSMVFLIPYAASQLMGIGYLLEMLSGGAISFASGLVIATLLAFLWTEIAGLRSVATTDSLQAMIMLSSSVILVLIVVYKYLGGFGTMMNKLVIDYPQWLSVPGNGFFSFQTFLGLSLPWFFFSISNPQVSQRLFVPQGLKQLRQMILGFSIYGFIYTLITILIGFSARCLFPQLENPDLATPAILSRLNISPWISLLVTVGIFSAAISTIDSIFLTLSSMFVRDILKRHNLPEKGQLIITRSFIPILCLFTFLFAIQRVNLIALLSVASSAGLIASVPATIGAFYGKRRRWQAAFFSILSGASTSLILQITGLKPFGMWPGVWTLIASATVLWILNTKEG, encoded by the coding sequence ATGAAAACTGAACTCCTGATTCTGGTTCTGGGTATTTACATATTTTGGGGCACGCTGATTGCCATCCTCTCCTCTCGAGGAAGAAGTAGAAGTCTCTTTGATTACTTTCTCGGTAGTCGCAAAATTTCACCACTGGTTAATACCCTTTCTTACAGTGCCACTACCTACAGTGCCTTTATGATGTTGGGTCTCGCCGGGTTAACTTATCGCGCCGGGGTAGGGGCTCTGGGTTTTGAGTTAATCTACCTCTCAGGATTAATACTTGCTGTAATATTTGGACCAAAGTTTTTAAAGTTCAGCAAGGAAAGTGGATGCATAACTCCTGCGGAGCTGCTTTCTTTAAAATATAATCATCCGCTGGTGGGAATCGTTTTTGCCTTTACTTCAATGGTATTTCTCATCCCTTACGCGGCCTCGCAATTAATGGGTATTGGGTATTTACTGGAAATGCTTTCCGGGGGCGCAATAAGTTTTGCATCTGGACTTGTCATTGCAACCTTACTTGCCTTTCTCTGGACAGAAATCGCTGGCCTTCGTTCAGTGGCCACCACGGATTCCCTTCAAGCTATGATAATGCTTTCAAGCTCGGTAATACTGGTTTTAATCGTTGTGTACAAATACCTTGGGGGCTTTGGGACAATGATGAACAAACTGGTTATTGATTATCCCCAATGGCTATCAGTGCCAGGAAACGGCTTTTTTTCTTTTCAAACCTTTCTGGGACTTTCCCTGCCCTGGTTTTTCTTTTCCATATCCAATCCCCAGGTATCACAAAGACTCTTTGTTCCTCAAGGACTGAAACAACTTCGTCAAATGATTCTTGGCTTCTCAATATACGGTTTCATCTATACGCTGATCACTATTTTGATAGGCTTTTCAGCTCGCTGTCTTTTTCCCCAGCTTGAAAATCCAGATCTGGCCACACCAGCCATCTTGTCTCGTCTTAACATCTCACCCTGGATAAGCCTTCTGGTAACCGTGGGTATATTTTCCGCGGCGATCTCAACCATTGATTCAATTTTCCTAACTCTTTCCTCAATGTTCGTCAGGGATATTTTGAAAAGGCATAACCTGCCTGAAAAAGGCCAGCTTATCATAACCAGAAGTTTTATACCCATTCTATGTCTTTTTACTTTTCTATTCGCGATACAAAGAGTTAACCTTATAGCACTGCTTTCAGTAGCTTCTTCGGCAGGGTTGATTGCTTCGGTACCCGCAACCATAGGAGCCTTTTACGGAAAGAGGAGAAGATGGCAGGCTGCTTTCTTCAGCATACTTTCTGGAGCCAGTACTTCCCTTATCCTGCAAATAACCGGCCTGAAACCCTTTGGAATGTGGCCCGGGGTATGGACACTAATAGCTTCAGCCACCGTCCTCTGGATCTTGAATACCAAAGAAGGCTAA
- a CDS encoding Gfo/Idh/MocA family oxidoreductase, with translation MVRVGVVGVGYLGQHHARVYSELPGVELVGVVDIDRARAQEVARRYFTRAFYDYRDLFGLVDAVSIVVPTVLHRSIAGHFIEAGINILIEKPVTTTLEEAKELMEMANAKKVVLQVGHIERFNSAVMELVKLITRPIFIECARMGPYPNRNTDVGVVLDLMIHDIDIVMSIVSGKVVEIRAFGYPVFSSQEDIASAQILFDNGCIVNLTASRVTRKKIRRMEITQIDSFISIDYLEQELAVYKKASSGFPQLIEKPIMQKGEPLRLELEHFIRCVRNGERPLVGLEEGKNALEVALSILEEIKKSGGQKWKKAMM, from the coding sequence GTGGTCAGGGTAGGTGTGGTTGGTGTTGGCTATCTCGGCCAGCACCATGCGCGGGTTTATTCAGAGCTTCCTGGAGTAGAATTAGTGGGCGTTGTTGATATTGATCGTGCAAGAGCTCAGGAAGTCGCTCGACGTTATTTTACTCGTGCTTTTTATGATTATCGCGATCTGTTTGGTCTTGTAGATGCTGTGAGCATAGTAGTACCTACAGTTTTGCATAGGAGCATTGCTGGTCATTTTATTGAAGCAGGCATCAATATTCTTATTGAGAAACCGGTTACTACTACCCTTGAAGAGGCCAAAGAACTTATGGAAATGGCCAACGCCAAGAAGGTGGTTTTGCAGGTTGGCCATATTGAACGTTTTAACTCTGCCGTTATGGAACTTGTTAAACTTATCACCCGACCTATTTTTATTGAGTGTGCTCGTATGGGTCCCTATCCAAATCGCAACACCGATGTTGGCGTCGTGCTGGATCTCATGATTCATGATATTGATATAGTTATGAGCATTGTTAGTGGGAAAGTGGTAGAGATAAGGGCTTTTGGTTATCCGGTTTTCTCTTCACAGGAAGATATTGCCAGTGCCCAGATTCTTTTTGATAATGGCTGTATCGTTAACCTTACCGCTAGTCGGGTGACTCGTAAAAAAATCAGACGTATGGAAATAACCCAGATTGATTCTTTCATATCCATCGATTACCTCGAGCAGGAACTGGCTGTTTATAAAAAAGCTTCTTCGGGTTTCCCTCAACTGATTGAAAAACCCATTATGCAGAAGGGTGAACCACTCCGATTGGAACTGGAGCATTTTATTCGTTGTGTGCGTAATGGAGAGCGTCCTCTGGTTGGTCTTGAGGAGGGCAAGAATGCCCTTGAAGTCGCTTTGAGTATTTTAGAAGAAATCAAAAAATCGGGTGGGCAAAAATGGAAAAAGGCTATGATGTAG